In the Elizabethkingia bruuniana genome, TTACTTTGATTTTGGCAAAGATAGAAAAAATGTCAATTACGATGAAAGTAATATGTGTGAAATCATTTTAGTAAATCTAGCTCGATAATATTATTGTCCTTTTTTAGCTTAGTTTTTAACAAAGCGTCAAGCTCCTTTAATTTTTGTTGTGGGGTTTTAATATTCCCGTTGTCATCCAGACTGTCGAATATATTTCCTTTCATTACCTCTATTCTGTAGTCCTTTGCAGGATCTCTTCGATATTCTTTATAAATCTCAATATATTTTTCCTGTGATATCTCTATTTGGGGACTTCTTGTATTTACTACCGGATAATTATTGTAGTCAGTAATATTATTCTTAATCCCTGTTAAGTTAAATTTATGACTACCGGTAGTATCTTCAAGCTTTAATATAAGCCCGGGCAAACCATGAAACTTATAAGGGCCATCTGGAATCGGTATGTCGGCAGTGAACCATGCAATCCATTTTCGACCGGCAAAATCAGTGACTGCTTTTTGCACAGAAAATCCCTTATATTTATCTGTGACTGTTTCTATATGCCATGTCTGCTTCCTGAGATCAGTGACAGAAAGTTTCTTGTTATAAGTATTAATAAGAAAGCTTAGTTTGTAAGAAGGATATTCTTTTGTTATTCTGTAATCAATAAATTTAGAGTCTCTTGGAGGCATAATAAACTGATTTTTTTTAGCCATGCTTATTAATGTGGAGTCAGATATGTACTTTTGTCCGTCGAAAAATCCGGAACCCTTTTGGGTAATATCTAAATACATTATATTAATTTCTTTGTTTATGCTATTTGTAGAATCCGAAATCGTAGTATATTCATATATAAAGCGTTTTACCTGTGCATCTGAGGTACAGTAAATACAGATCAATATAATAAGAGGAATATTTTTCATAATTTATGTAGATTTAAAAAAAAACAATTCTGAATAATGTAGTCTATGGCTTATATTCTATTTTTTGATTAAGTTCTATAATATTGTCATTTTTTCTAATATACTTTTGTATTCTAAAAGTATCTTCCCTGATGTCAACTTTTTTTATTCCACCCATACCATCATCAGTAGCGACCTTCATATTATATACTTTCGCAAATGAATAGGGATCATTATAATAATCTATTTGGATTTTATTGAACATTTCCCAGCTGAGCTTATTTCCTTCATTGAATGAAAATAAATTATTGTGATTAAACTTTTTGATTCTGACCAGCTTGAATATATAATTCTGATTGCTGTCTGATATCTGAATTATGAGACCAGGTAAACCATGAAAGACATGCGGACCTTCTGATAATTGAATATCCTGAGTAAAATATGCTATCCAATGCCTTCCTCCATAATTTACCTCCGCTCTTTGGCATTTAATATTTTCGATTATTTTACTTTCAGGAAAAAGCTTCCAGTTTAATATCTCGGTGATATTAACATAAAATTTATCCTTGCTAATTGGTGAAACTATATATTTTACAGCTTTATTGGTCTTTATATCTTTTTTAAGGTAGATCTGATCATTAAAATTCAAATTATAACCGTAACCATAGCTACTTTTAAAAAAAATT is a window encoding:
- a CDS encoding GLPGLI family protein, which codes for MKYTNQNFIVFIFILISIFLSGQNTTIVYELTYRPSTNNKDSLVKSRLYYLDILNQESVFRSEFRRISDSLIFFKSSYGYGYNLNFNDQIYLKKDIKTNKAVKYIVSPISKDKFYVNITEILNWKLFPESKIIENIKCQRAEVNYGGRHWIAYFTQDIQLSEGPHVFHGLPGLIIQISDSNQNYIFKLVRIKKFNHNNLFSFNEGNKLSWEMFNKIQIDYYNDPYSFAKVYNMKVATDDGMGGIKKVDIREDTFRIQKYIRKNDNIIELNQKIEYKP
- a CDS encoding GLPGLI family protein, whose amino-acid sequence is MKNIPLIILICIYCTSDAQVKRFIYEYTTISDSTNSINKEINIMYLDITQKGSGFFDGQKYISDSTLISMAKKNQFIMPPRDSKFIDYRITKEYPSYKLSFLINTYNKKLSVTDLRKQTWHIETVTDKYKGFSVQKAVTDFAGRKWIAWFTADIPIPDGPYKFHGLPGLILKLEDTTGSHKFNLTGIKNNITDYNNYPVVNTRSPQIEISQEKYIEIYKEYRRDPAKDYRIEVMKGNIFDSLDDNGNIKTPQQKLKELDALLKTKLKKDNNIIELDLLK